Proteins from a single region of Rhea pennata isolate bPtePen1 chromosome 6, bPtePen1.pri, whole genome shotgun sequence:
- the RAB17 gene encoding ras-related protein Rab-17: MELVSLQGMAQRAVPKAVPGTFPDRILPTYIYKVVLLGSTSVGKSSLAYRYVKNDFKKSPSTMGCSFLTQTLCLETATVRLEIWDTAGQEKYHSVCHLYYRGAQAALLVYDITRKETLARAKLWLQELEKEFLHDEIVIALVGNKTDLAAEREVTTEEGEEFAKSKSLLYMETSAKSNYQVNEVFIAVAQELVAREGEKAAAQHPAPTDLQEPGGSGPQCCKL, from the exons ATGGAGCTGGTTTCCTTGCAGGGCATGGCGCAGAGAGCAGTGCCAAAAGCTGTGCCTGGCACCTTCCCGGACAGGATTCTCCCCACCTACATCTATAAGGTGGTCCTCCTGGGGAGCACATCAGTGGGGAAGTCAAGCCTCGCTTATCGTTACGTGAAAAATGACTTCAAGAAATCACCATCCACCATGGGAT GTTCGTTCCTCACGCAAACGCTCTGCCTGGAAACTGCCACTGTCAGGTTGGAGATCTGGGACACAGCAGGCCAGGAAAAGTACCACAGCGTCTGCCACCTCTACTACCGGGGTGCCCAGGCCGCCCTCCTTGTGTACGACATCACTAGAAAG GAAACACTGGCCAGGGCCAAGCtgtggctgcaggagctggagaaggagTTCCTCCACGACGAAATTGTGATAGCCCTAGTGGGCAACAAGACTGATCTCGCGGCCGAGCGAGAAGTCACGACGGAG GAAGGAGAAGAGTTTGCGAAGAGCAAGAGCCTGCTGTACATGGAGACATCTGCAAAATCTAATTACCAAGTGAATGAGGTCTTCATAGCAGTAG CTCAAGAGCTTGTGGCTCGGGAAGGtgagaaggcagcagcacagcacccagcacccacaGACCTGCAGGAGCCTGGTGGCTCAGGGCCCCAGTGCTGCAAGCTTTGA